Proteins encoded in a region of the Trypanosoma brucei gambiense DAL972 chromosome 6, complete sequence genome:
- a CDS encoding RNA pseudouridylate synthase, putative — MVRSIRYSRPKAVPPELLIDFLCCRFPYLTRSAWEQHARDGHISVIKAARDSCGAGDNRHGVVVPMDYELQQNDEICFNPPRHLEPDINEHVVVLHSDEALLVCVKNGNLPVAEGGRYSANTLVGVLQRLAGSFTWETANGTAEICLSKATNKETCGLKVNYYPVHRLDKETSGLVVLAKSADAARILSGQFERQSQVLNAQLTKYTGGESLTVVTSSQFDELITMDKSVSKSYIAVLDGSVPEGNEFIVCNRVGLLWEELKDSMKDAEKHTKLKKLKMACYHASVEKNQQLYGRPACSRIRILSSSDTLRVSVARVDILTGRTHQIRLHCAQIGFPVLGDKLYETSTPGAVGGLHAVADDIYLYRARETVSMSWGVEGMSVKRHLLHAAILTFTHPTTRERLEFFAAPHEWFLSDVECDEATKLEENKSGTEILRDLLDRAVRGLASHHFQEKVITTFCYQ, encoded by the coding sequence ATGGTACGCAGCATTCGCTACAGCAGACCCAAGGCGGTGCCCCCTGAGTTGTTGATTGACTTCCTTTGCTGCCGTTTTCCGTACCTTACGCGCAGTGCGTGGGAACAACACGCAAGGGACGGGCACATATCGGTAATAAAGGCCGCTAGAGACAGTTGTGGAGCGGGTGACAACCGTCATGGCGTCGTAGTTCCAATGGATTACGAACTACAGCAAAATGACGAAATATGTTTTAATCCCCCACGTCACTTAGAACCCGACATTAACGAACACGTCGTCGTTCTTCACAGTGACGAGGCTCTCCTCGTTTGTGTCAAAAACGGAAATCTCCCCGTGGCTGAGGGTGGTCGGTATAGTGCCAACACTTTGGTAGGTGTCCTTCAGCGACTGGCAGGAAGCTTCACATGGGAGACGGCAAATGGTACAGCGGAAATATGTCTCTCCAAGGCGACAAACAAGGAAACGTGTGGCCTGAAGGTTAATTATTACCCTGTGCACCGACTTGACAAGGAAACGTCAGGGCTTGTTGTGCTTGCCAAGAGCGCAGATGCGGCAAGGATTCTTTCTGGACAGTTTGAAAGGCAATCTCAAGTTTTGAATGCACAATTAACAAAATATACTGGGGGTGAATCCCTTACGGTTGTTACCTCTTCACAGTTCGACGAACTTATAACTATGGATAAGTCAGTTTCTAAGTCATATATTGCAGTTCTTGATGGATCCGTTCCAGAGGGTAATGAATTTATTGTATGTAACCGCGTTGGCTTACTCTGGGAAGAACTGAAAGACTCtatgaaagatgcggagaAACACACCAAACTAAAGAAATTAAAGATGGCGTGTTACCACGCTTCggtagaaaaaaatcaacaactCTACGGGCGACCAGCATGCTCTCGTATTCGTATCCTTAGTAGCAGTGATACCCTCCGAGTCTCCGTAGCTCGCGTAGACATTCTGACAGGGAGGACTCACCAAATTCGCTTACACTGTGCGCAGATTGGCTTTCCTGTACTTGGCGATAAGTTGTATGAAACATCGACTCCTGGTGCGGTGGGCGGTTTGCATGCTGTCGCTGACGATATATATCTCTACCGTGCCAGAGAAACTGTAAGCATGTCGTGGGGAGTGGAAGGGATGAGCGTGAAACGCCACTTGTTGCATGCCGCCATACTTACCTTCACTCATCCAACCACGAGGGAAAGGTTGGAGTTCTTCGCGGCTCCACATGAGTGGTTCCTTAGCGATGTGGAATGTGACGAGGCAACAAAactggaggaaaataaatccGGTACAGAGATTTTGCGGGACCTCCTCGATAGGGCTGTACGTGGCTTGGCATCCCATCATTTCCAAGAAAAGGTTATCACTACCTTCTGTTATCAGTGA
- a CDS encoding splicing factor 3a, putative encodes MFGGVLEKIRLFEADIERHIDSIVQQLLIEDISNKRHQLLRDYFIIQQAEAVEPIAEKLLDIYLDQDDIVSAQEAPAEGEAVYSNALKEFEARIADIREYHRTFRDVPTVKCELDLPDVNALDNVFTLAERYGSCLDLEAHYHRYSNFMLSTSKRALETNHTVGTAWPGRVEYLTFVTSVINIILNDVDPYRKVYGFWSYKEFVEELLKYLVHFHKRVLVMEGDVLESTLAKCDADAEEFWSKLVEHKKSVVTISSTAVALPGTAGKSVSSLHAPAPLRRYVKAFALWPITYVESVTPSEIEKPPSLEEVKAVVHIEAKIVVLLQTLLFEHLQETEKILLRDYSKTVEELEWERDNMQAEFLRSVEEAKKRCATTVEGSVVQAAQHEVAVAFAPEEGKEVPTANGVLAPGTKAGDTNDQLLDSDGKPVARWLVCLQQLHKRFYCEVCGGTVYIGPKVFKDHFGAERHAEGLRRLGVTLHLKNYEGISSIRKVIEMRDKVMGNSRSLRKRIHADQEDEEMQDAQGNVITAGAYRKFQMSRKTG; translated from the coding sequence ATGTTTGGTGGAGTTTTAGAAAAGATTCGGCTTtttgaagctgacattgagcGTCACATCGACAGCATTGTACAGCAACTACTCATTGAGGATATCTCGAACAAACGTCATCAGCTTCTTCGAGATTACTTTATAATACAACAAGCTGAGGCTGTTGAACCCATTGCTGAGAAACTATTGGATATTTATCTTGATCAGGACGATATTGTGTCAGCCCAGGAGGCTCCGGCGGAGGGTGAAGCAGTTTACAGCAATGCGCTGAAGGAGTTTGAGGCTCGCATCGCTGACATCCGGGAGTATCACCGAACCTTTAGAGACGTTCCTACGGTGAAGTGTGAGCTTGATCTACCCGATGTGAATGCACTTGATAACGTTTTTACACTCGCAGAGAGGTATGGCAGTTGCCTTGACCTGGAGGCCCATTATCATCGGTACAGCAACTTTATGCTTTCGACCAGCAAACGGGCACTTGAAACAAATCACACGGTGGGGACTGCATGGCCTGGTCGGGTTGAGTATCTTACCTTTGTGACCAGTGTTATAAACATAATACTCAATGATGTGGACCCTTATCGCAAGGTATATGGCTTCTGGTCTTATAAGGAATTCGTGGAGGAGTTGCTCAAATACCTGGTTCATTTTCACAAACGTGTACTGGTAATGGAAGGTGATGTACTTGAATCAACACTCGCCAAGTGCGATGCGGACGCTGAGGAATTCTGGTCGAAGCTTGTGGAGCATAAGAAATCTGTAGTAACCATTAGTAGCACAGCTGTGGCGTTACCGGGGACAGCTGGGAAGTCTGTATCCTCGCTGCATGCCCCTGCACCACTGCGAAGGTATGTGAAGGCATTTGCACTGTGGCCCATAACTTACGTGGAATCCGTTACACCTTCTGAGATTGAGAAGCCACCTTCACTCGAAGAAGTCAAGGCTGTGGTGCACATTGAGGCAAAAATCGTTGTCTTGCTTCAAACTCTTTTGTTCGAACACCTGCAAGAGACAGAAAAGATTCTTCTGCGTGATTACAGTAAAACAGTGGAGGAACTGGAGTGGGAGAGGGATAACATGCAGGCGGAGTTCCTTCGATCTGTAGaggaggcaaaaaagagatgCGCCACCACTGTTGAAGGAAGTGTTGTACAGGCTGCCCAACATGAGGTTGCTGTTGCCTTCGCCCCCGAGGAGGGTAAAGAGGTTCCCACAGCTAATGGCGTTTTAGCACCCGGGACGAAGGCGGGCGATACCAACGACCAACTACTCGATAGTGACGGGAAACCAGTTGCACGGTGGCTGGTGTGTTTGCAGCAACTGCATAAGAGATTTTACTGCGAGGTATGTGGTGGAACTGTATATATTGGTCCCAAGGTGTTCAAGGACCACTTCGGTGCGGAGAGACATGCGGAAGGGTTGCGACGACTTGGTGTTACTCTTCACTTGAAGAATTATGAAGGTATTTCGTCCATACGTAAGGTAATTGAGATGCGGGATAAAGTGATGGGAAACAGTCGTAGTCTACGAAAGCGCATTCATGCTGATcaggaagatgaagaaatgCAAGATGCCCAGGGAAACGTGATTACCGCGGGTGCTTACAGAAAGTTTCAGATGTCGAGGAAAACAGGTTGA